Proteins from a single region of Gimesia sp.:
- a CDS encoding BlaI/MecI/CopY family transcriptional regulator: MTERPALSKGEMEVARALWDLKQATVREVFGTFPESRGIDFTTVQTYLRRLEQKGYIKARLEGRTRVYSPRIKPRTVIRETVDDLVDRLFAGEAFPLIQHLIEDRHVSRKDLDALKSLLDELTEERDGGNQS, from the coding sequence ATGACGGAACGACCCGCCTTATCGAAAGGCGAAATGGAAGTGGCCCGCGCCTTGTGGGATCTGAAACAGGCGACGGTCCGCGAAGTGTTTGGAACATTTCCCGAGTCGCGGGGCATCGATTTCACCACGGTGCAGACCTATCTGCGCAGACTGGAACAGAAGGGCTACATCAAGGCCCGGCTGGAGGGGCGGACCCGCGTCTATTCGCCACGGATCAAACCCCGTACCGTCATTCGCGAAACGGTTGACGACCTGGTCGACCGTCTGTTTGCCGGCGAGGCGTTCCCGTTGATACAGCATCTGATCGAAGATCGCCACGTCAGCCGTAAAGATCTGGACGCGTTAAAATCATTGCTGGATGAGTTAACGGAGGAGCGGGATGGCGGCAATCAGTCCTGA
- a CDS encoding DUF2617 family protein: MSVRSARPKVNDLIFRLIGRSIHPELYTTCASVDILQKDFAATLRVCETGHIASIQHKGHAVCEILTSFQNPLPSQKRLLEKPVRGCRSESVRLESGLYYQVSYQLEELDYVIFKNVHEEYLMDAQGADLAYHFISESRLTPGALSIIDYEANQNSLLIHAFHTFPDELAVVKTQSLFEF, from the coding sequence ATGAGTGTCCGTTCCGCCAGACCGAAAGTAAACGATCTGATCTTTCGCTTAATTGGGCGCTCGATTCACCCGGAGCTCTACACCACCTGCGCCTCGGTTGACATTCTGCAGAAAGACTTCGCAGCCACACTGCGAGTCTGTGAAACCGGCCACATTGCCAGCATTCAACACAAAGGCCACGCGGTCTGTGAGATTCTGACTTCATTTCAGAATCCGCTGCCCAGCCAGAAACGACTGCTGGAAAAACCGGTACGCGGCTGCCGTTCTGAATCCGTACGACTGGAGTCCGGCCTGTATTACCAGGTGAGCTATCAGCTCGAGGAACTGGATTACGTCATTTTCAAAAACGTACACGAAGAATATCTGATGGATGCCCAAGGGGCCGACCTGGCGTATCATTTCATCTCGGAAAGCCGCCTGACCCCCGGTGCGTTAAGCATCATCGATTACGAAGCCAATCAGAACAGCCTGTTGATTCACGCCTTTCATACTTTCCCCGATGAACTGGCCGTGGTGAAGACGCAGTCGCTGTTCGAGTTCTGA
- a CDS encoding CPBP family intramembrane glutamic endopeptidase, translating into MTRKKNAPAETMTLESDSYWFEARQPLVCLVFLTPLLLIYELGVLSMGGSQPELIRNGADYWMRSWLSQLGLTQTFLLPCLIVGTLLVWHMCCKHPWKVSAETLVGMFAESLLFAFCLIVLGQVQDLVFQQLPSPVMMFIKQESASRVVSFVGAGVYEEVMFRLLLLPICYLLFRGMMLQARWSAVLAIISTSLIFSLAHYIGATGDQFSVFSFTFRTLAGLFFAGLFFLRGFGITVGAHATYDIIVGVMMLEITVE; encoded by the coding sequence ATGACACGTAAAAAGAACGCACCTGCAGAGACCATGACTCTGGAAAGTGACAGCTACTGGTTCGAAGCCCGGCAGCCCCTGGTCTGCCTGGTATTTCTGACGCCGCTGCTGCTGATCTATGAACTGGGTGTCCTCTCGATGGGAGGCAGTCAGCCGGAACTGATCCGCAATGGCGCGGATTACTGGATGCGGAGCTGGCTTTCACAACTGGGACTGACACAGACCTTTCTGCTGCCCTGCCTGATTGTGGGAACGCTGCTGGTCTGGCATATGTGCTGCAAACATCCGTGGAAGGTTTCAGCGGAGACGCTGGTGGGGATGTTCGCGGAGAGCCTGTTGTTTGCCTTCTGTCTGATCGTGCTGGGCCAGGTGCAGGATCTGGTCTTTCAGCAGTTGCCCTCGCCGGTGATGATGTTTATCAAACAGGAATCGGCTTCACGCGTCGTCAGTTTTGTGGGAGCAGGCGTGTATGAAGAGGTAATGTTTAGGCTGTTGCTGCTGCCGATCTGTTATCTGCTGTTCCGGGGAATGATGCTGCAGGCCCGCTGGTCGGCGGTGCTGGCGATTATTTCCACGAGCCTGATCTTCTCGCTGGCGCATTACATCGGTGCCACCGGGGATCAGTTTTCGGTATTCAGCTTCACTTTCCGCACGCTGGCGGGATTGTTCTTCGCCGGACTGTTTTTTCTGCGGGGGTTTGGCATCACCGTGGGTGCGCACGCGACCTACGATATTATCGTGGGTGTGATGATGCTGGAGATTACAGTCGAATAA
- a CDS encoding HD domain-containing phosphohydrolase, producing the protein MNHSTRSLRWLTPTIRRERNEWEAFCARVNDTEPLPRNAAVLSSLQDQFRELDQQNRELKIPALHQELKQLQARVNVILQRCRLYLDATAVRTLSASQLPHLTRILDFVQTELVYLRQQLLLSQTTVHYLKQLVLAAEDIWTQSYCNPNYLLNLIRKIKHDDAHLDDPGQLLFLSLRDMEAVAREQIAHPDILIYLRGLEVARCSYYVSRQIPAWRDSCDLLMMAGMLHDLGWLMLNPQLAKKADGQENQRNDERGEHPILGAALLGGLRGFPGDSYLSEVVAQHHERLDGTGYPRRLHTYHLGEHSRRMGVICRYLELKNDRRELTADGIRTCDGEELAFGAALQLYRETLQGEWDAKVSDELFLALDKQLPEELHEADRHNDPFSLKRFQSYRPDAAHTALASPHFSLDPESRLKDSVTDHQTEI; encoded by the coding sequence GTGAACCATTCCACCAGATCTCTTCGCTGGCTCACGCCGACCATCCGTCGGGAACGGAATGAGTGGGAGGCGTTTTGTGCCCGCGTGAATGATACAGAACCGCTGCCGCGGAATGCGGCAGTCCTGTCTTCTCTGCAGGACCAGTTTCGCGAACTGGATCAACAGAACCGGGAACTGAAAATCCCCGCGTTGCATCAGGAACTGAAACAGCTGCAGGCGCGGGTGAATGTGATTCTGCAGCGGTGCCGCCTGTATCTGGATGCGACCGCGGTTCGGACACTCTCTGCATCACAGTTGCCGCACCTCACACGGATTCTGGACTTTGTTCAGACCGAGCTGGTCTATTTGCGACAACAGCTGTTACTTTCACAGACGACGGTCCATTATCTCAAACAACTTGTACTGGCGGCTGAAGATATCTGGACGCAGTCCTACTGCAACCCGAATTACCTGTTGAATCTGATTCGGAAGATTAAACACGACGATGCGCATCTGGACGATCCGGGTCAGTTGCTGTTTCTGTCACTGCGGGATATGGAAGCGGTGGCTCGCGAGCAGATTGCCCATCCGGATATTCTGATCTATCTACGTGGGTTGGAAGTCGCGCGGTGCAGTTATTATGTGAGCCGCCAGATTCCGGCGTGGCGCGACAGCTGCGATCTGTTAATGATGGCCGGCATGCTGCACGACCTGGGTTGGCTGATGCTGAATCCCCAGCTGGCGAAGAAAGCAGACGGCCAGGAGAATCAGAGAAATGACGAACGGGGTGAGCATCCGATTCTGGGAGCTGCTCTGTTGGGTGGCCTGCGGGGCTTTCCGGGCGACTCGTACCTGTCTGAGGTCGTGGCTCAGCATCACGAACGACTGGACGGGACCGGCTATCCACGTCGGCTGCATACGTATCACCTGGGCGAACATTCGCGGCGGATGGGAGTGATCTGCCGCTACCTCGAACTGAAAAACGATCGTCGAGAACTGACGGCCGACGGCATCCGTACCTGCGATGGGGAAGAGCTGGCCTTCGGTGCGGCTTTGCAACTGTATCGAGAAACCCTGCAGGGGGAATGGGATGCGAAGGTCTCGGATGAACTGTTTCTGGCGTTGGATAAGCAGCTGCCTGAAGAACTGCATGAGGCAGATCGACACAACGATCCCTTTTCACTGAAACGTTTTCAAAGTTATCGACCCGATGCGGCGCATACCGCACTGGCGTCGCCCCATTTTTCGCTGGATCCGGAATCCCGGTTAAAAGATTCTGTTACTGATCACCAGACTGAGATATGA
- a CDS encoding serine acetyltransferase — translation MATDFRQKERLPELTDRIVETYHEIGTIHHLGHCPLPSQDAVIEAAQELKDVIFPGYSRRQNLHMSNVTYHVGNIIDSLHDILTVQIGRALRHQHVQQHGADCEKLQQIDFEAEGQKKTIQFLETIPEIRRALATDVQAALDGDPAATCFDEIIFCYPGLEAITVYRLAHQLYRLNVPIIPRMLSEWAHSQTGIDIHPGATIGHSFFIDHGTGVVIGETCEIAEHVKVYQGVTLGALSFPKDSEGRIIREQKRHPTIERGVVIYANATILGGDTVIGHDSVIGASVSLMKSVLPNTIVTIEKPSLRFREAS, via the coding sequence ATGGCTACGGATTTTCGGCAAAAAGAACGGCTCCCTGAACTGACTGACCGAATCGTGGAAACTTACCACGAGATTGGCACCATTCATCATCTGGGGCATTGTCCGCTTCCCAGCCAGGACGCCGTGATTGAAGCCGCCCAGGAACTGAAAGACGTTATCTTTCCCGGATACAGTCGTCGTCAGAACCTGCACATGAGCAACGTGACATACCATGTGGGGAACATTATTGACTCCCTGCACGATATTCTCACCGTACAAATCGGCCGTGCCCTGCGGCACCAGCATGTCCAGCAACACGGAGCCGACTGCGAGAAACTGCAGCAGATCGACTTCGAAGCGGAAGGACAGAAGAAAACGATTCAGTTCCTGGAAACCATTCCGGAAATCCGCCGCGCCCTGGCAACCGACGTCCAGGCGGCTCTCGACGGAGACCCCGCAGCGACCTGCTTCGATGAAATCATCTTCTGCTACCCCGGACTGGAAGCTATCACCGTTTACCGGCTCGCCCATCAGTTATACCGACTCAATGTGCCCATCATCCCGCGTATGCTCTCGGAATGGGCTCACTCACAGACCGGGATCGATATTCACCCGGGTGCCACCATCGGCCACTCGTTCTTTATCGACCACGGTACCGGTGTCGTAATTGGAGAGACCTGTGAAATCGCCGAACATGTGAAGGTCTACCAGGGGGTCACGCTCGGGGCACTCAGCTTTCCCAAAGACTCGGAAGGCCGCATCATTCGCGAACAGAAGCGTCACCCCACCATCGAGCGGGGCGTTGTGATATACGCGAACGCCACCATCCTGGGAGGCGATACTGTCATCGGCCACGACTCCGTGATTGGCGCCAGTGTCTCGCTGATGAAGAGCGTGCTGCCCAATACGATCGTCACCATCGAAAAGCCGTCACTGCGGTTCCGCGAAGCTTCCTGA
- a CDS encoding FHA domain-containing protein translates to MVLESSPQHSLEIVKGKTRFPMRPLQGDRLTIGAGTCCGLQLSGLTMPILHSVLQIAEGEVTIEALAPQPRLLLNGIPHQTSVLADGDVITIGPIEFVFRQGQHSQPAMSISRAGLSGSPAETSAPITPDKRDHSMTNETILKDLSASELVDLIEQDVQMIEQYESRREQGAAALLSQVHQLKDEPEHDQLSVEEQSELMADLETMMEELTRFSAELQLRADQLTSRERQYEAAAASLLETQEKLASQLDTTLDHVGSLRDDRKEDGGSHRAIA, encoded by the coding sequence GTGGTCTTAGAATCTTCCCCCCAGCATTCTCTGGAAATTGTCAAAGGGAAAACCCGGTTTCCCATGCGACCTCTCCAGGGAGACCGTCTGACAATCGGTGCGGGCACCTGTTGCGGTCTGCAGCTTTCCGGTCTGACGATGCCGATTCTGCATTCGGTACTCCAGATTGCAGAGGGCGAAGTCACCATCGAGGCACTTGCTCCTCAACCCAGACTGTTACTCAACGGGATTCCGCATCAGACGTCAGTACTGGCTGACGGTGATGTGATCACCATCGGTCCCATTGAATTTGTGTTTCGACAGGGTCAGCATTCCCAGCCAGCCATGAGCATTTCCCGCGCAGGATTATCTGGCTCGCCTGCTGAGACGAGCGCTCCCATCACCCCAGATAAAAGAGATCACTCAATGACGAATGAAACAATTCTCAAGGACCTGTCCGCATCTGAACTGGTCGACCTGATCGAACAGGACGTACAGATGATCGAGCAGTATGAGTCCCGGAGAGAGCAGGGAGCCGCTGCCCTGCTGTCACAGGTACATCAACTGAAAGACGAACCGGAGCATGACCAGCTGTCTGTTGAGGAACAGTCGGAACTGATGGCTGACCTGGAAACGATGATGGAAGAGCTGACACGTTTCTCGGCAGAACTCCAGCTGCGTGCGGATCAACTGACCAGCCGCGAGCGTCAGTATGAAGCTGCTGCTGCTTCCCTGCTGGAAACACAGGAGAAGCTGGCATCTCAGTTGGATACAACCCTGGATCACGTCGGTTCGCTCCGGGATGATCGGAAAGAAGATGGCGGTTCCCACCGGGCCATCGCTTAA
- the bioD gene encoding dethiobiotin synthase translates to MDVYPLQIPGLMVVGTDTGVGKSYISAAIARQLTSEGVRTGAYKPACSGSVIDESTGQPYWEDVELLRQAIGGTDLPPERICPQIFHAPLAPPVAAEKEGRSIDEALLLEGVRWWESQAEFLIVEGVGGVLCPLSSQQLIVDFAEKLKYPLLIVARAGLGTINHSLLTIEALQQRGLKIAGLILNDVDPELSDESRLSNAEQIQLWTSVPVLSFVPFDWQSNLLRYQSQDRIDWRQLSQDLL, encoded by the coding sequence GTGGACGTTTATCCATTACAGATCCCCGGATTGATGGTTGTCGGCACCGATACCGGCGTCGGCAAAAGCTACATTTCCGCTGCCATAGCCCGGCAATTGACCTCAGAAGGGGTTCGCACCGGGGCCTACAAACCGGCATGCAGCGGCAGCGTCATTGACGAATCCACGGGCCAGCCTTACTGGGAAGACGTCGAACTCCTGCGGCAGGCCATCGGCGGTACCGATCTGCCCCCTGAACGGATCTGCCCGCAAATCTTTCACGCCCCGCTGGCCCCACCGGTGGCCGCAGAAAAAGAGGGCCGTTCCATCGACGAAGCCCTGCTCCTGGAAGGAGTTCGCTGGTGGGAGTCTCAAGCCGAGTTCCTGATCGTCGAAGGGGTGGGAGGCGTGCTCTGCCCCCTCTCGTCTCAGCAGCTGATTGTGGATTTCGCAGAGAAACTGAAATATCCCCTGCTGATCGTAGCCCGCGCCGGTCTGGGTACCATCAACCATAGCCTGCTGACGATTGAAGCCCTGCAACAGCGCGGCTTGAAAATCGCCGGCCTGATCCTGAATGACGTCGACCCCGAACTCAGCGACGAATCCCGGCTCTCCAACGCCGAACAGATCCAGTTGTGGACAAGCGTGCCTGTTTTGTCTTTTGTCCCCTTTGACTGGCAATCAAACTTGCTTCGGTACCAGAGTCAGGACAGAATAGACTGGAGACAATTGTCGCAGGATCTCCTCTGA
- a CDS encoding Do family serine endopeptidase — protein MKALTANRNWMFAIIGSACLVGAAVGVAQKDVSSDVPVAANATELSSIFRDVSKRVMPSIVSIETVSKTSQVSNQQMLPFGDDSPFKDLFENDPRFKDMLKQHQNQPRRAPRKMGTGSGFIINKSGLIMTNSHVVNGADVVKVTLNDGREFTASDIKTDPRSDVAVIKIDAPDLVAIPLGDSSKMEIGDWVLAIGNPFGIGMSVTNGIISAKSRGPGINDREDYLQTDAAINPGNSGGPLLNLRGEVIGINTAISSRSGGYDGVGFAIPVNMARWVSGQLIDHGMVKRSFLGVGIQPISNDLSKSFDIKVGQGAIITQVMEDSPADKAELKTGDIILNFAGKDVSGPRNLQGIVEQLSVGKSYTMELLRDGKRVQLQVTMQEMPKSFSVAKNESPLEDSSKGKQKTSVNDLKIEVQPLTKELANQLGYSDDVNGVVITSVEPGSAAEEAGLMKGMIIEKIGTTEVTTMDQFNLGLKEAKEKDRVLLLVRNHSGARFVVVQK, from the coding sequence ATGAAAGCGTTAACAGCAAATCGAAACTGGATGTTCGCTATCATAGGTAGCGCTTGTCTGGTGGGTGCCGCAGTGGGAGTGGCTCAGAAAGATGTTTCTTCTGACGTCCCGGTGGCTGCGAATGCGACAGAGTTATCAAGTATATTCCGCGATGTGAGCAAACGGGTAATGCCTTCGATCGTATCGATCGAAACGGTCAGCAAAACGTCCCAGGTATCAAATCAGCAGATGCTGCCTTTTGGCGATGACTCCCCGTTCAAAGATCTGTTTGAAAATGATCCGCGGTTCAAGGACATGTTGAAGCAGCATCAGAACCAGCCGCGTCGGGCTCCCCGCAAGATGGGAACCGGTTCCGGGTTCATTATTAACAAGTCAGGTCTGATCATGACCAACTCTCACGTGGTGAATGGGGCCGATGTGGTCAAAGTCACCCTGAACGATGGTCGTGAATTCACCGCTTCGGACATCAAGACCGACCCGCGGTCTGACGTTGCCGTGATTAAGATCGATGCACCAGATCTGGTAGCCATTCCGCTGGGCGACAGCTCCAAGATGGAAATTGGTGACTGGGTACTGGCGATCGGTAACCCCTTCGGTATCGGTATGAGTGTGACGAACGGGATCATCAGTGCGAAGAGCCGGGGGCCGGGAATTAACGATCGTGAAGACTACCTGCAGACTGACGCAGCCATCAACCCTGGTAACAGTGGTGGTCCGCTGTTGAACCTGCGTGGCGAAGTGATCGGCATCAACACTGCCATCTCTAGCCGCAGTGGTGGCTACGATGGTGTCGGGTTTGCGATTCCGGTCAACATGGCTCGCTGGGTCTCCGGACAGTTAATCGATCATGGTATGGTAAAACGTTCGTTCCTGGGCGTAGGCATCCAGCCGATCAGCAACGATCTGTCCAAGTCCTTCGATATCAAAGTTGGTCAGGGAGCGATCATCACCCAGGTGATGGAGGATTCTCCGGCTGATAAAGCAGAACTCAAGACAGGTGACATCATCTTAAACTTCGCAGGTAAAGATGTTTCCGGTCCTCGGAATCTGCAGGGAATCGTCGAACAGTTGTCTGTTGGCAAATCCTACACGATGGAACTGTTACGGGATGGCAAACGCGTCCAATTGCAGGTCACCATGCAGGAAATGCCTAAGAGTTTCTCAGTCGCTAAGAATGAGTCTCCCCTGGAAGACTCCAGCAAAGGGAAGCAGAAGACCAGCGTCAACGATCTCAAAATTGAAGTTCAGCCTCTGACCAAAGAGCTGGCCAACCAGTTGGGCTACTCGGACGATGTTAACGGGGTGGTCATCACCTCGGTCGAGCCTGGTAGTGCTGCTGAAGAGGCCGGCCTGATGAAAGGCATGATCATTGAAAAGATTGGGACAACTGAAGTGACTACTATGGATCAGTTTAATCTCGGCTTGAAAGAAGCCAAAGAAAAAGACCGCGTTCTGCTGCTGGTTCGGAACCACAGCGGTGCCCGCTTCGTCGTGGTCCAGAAGTAG
- the rnc gene encoding ribonuclease III, whose protein sequence is MLYDLSPAEIDVLLEECQHNLGYSFNNYELLKCCLTHTSAAKTRMDSNERLEFLGDAILGALVCEKLFHQFPNSPEGELTRIKSAVVSRNTCTRLAREKGLDRFIFVGKGLAMTETLPESLLAGMFEAIIAGIYLDGGMEPVHEFLDPLIERENMKASRSVHGFNYKSLLQQYSQKKFSQTPVYELVDEKGPDHSKFFKVTAIIGEIQYEPAWGSTKKEAEQRAALNALRQNEDENGSDWELPSMPDDI, encoded by the coding sequence ATGCTGTACGATCTCAGTCCCGCAGAGATCGACGTACTCCTTGAGGAGTGTCAACACAATCTGGGTTACTCGTTCAACAACTATGAATTGCTGAAATGCTGCCTGACCCACACTTCCGCAGCCAAGACCCGCATGGACTCCAACGAGCGGCTCGAGTTCCTCGGCGACGCCATCCTGGGTGCGCTGGTCTGTGAAAAGCTGTTCCACCAGTTCCCCAACTCTCCGGAGGGAGAGCTGACCCGCATTAAGTCGGCGGTCGTCAGCCGCAATACCTGCACCCGGCTGGCACGCGAAAAAGGCCTCGATCGTTTCATCTTCGTCGGTAAAGGACTGGCGATGACCGAGACGCTCCCCGAATCGCTCCTGGCCGGCATGTTCGAGGCGATCATCGCCGGAATCTACCTCGACGGCGGCATGGAGCCGGTGCACGAGTTCCTGGATCCGCTGATCGAGCGCGAAAACATGAAAGCCTCCCGCTCGGTGCACGGCTTCAATTACAAGAGCCTGTTACAGCAGTATTCGCAGAAGAAGTTTTCTCAGACCCCGGTCTACGAACTGGTCGATGAGAAAGGCCCCGATCATTCGAAGTTTTTCAAGGTGACCGCCATCATCGGCGAGATCCAGTATGAGCCGGCCTGGGGCTCCACCAAAAAAGAAGCCGAACAGCGGGCCGCGCTGAATGCACTCAGACAGAATGAAGACGAGAACGGGTCGGACTGGGAACTTCCGTCAATGCCCGATGACATCTGA
- a CDS encoding transglutaminase family protein: MQTRLRSWLNGRNVTLSLGLWLVWSLTGCAEQPVPAVEAATQQAGQPASVEDSDVWQVIYVSDQRIGYARSQTHRSGEGENRVVFQQSDSYLKLKRFGQALNLETHLKTKETPAGELLAYTFEMQNPPAASTVSEGEVREGTLHIQTSVANQAKQSQLKWKPTFHSPSYIDQFFQKQPLQPGEEQSFSMLLPEYNKVTEVQLKALEYEKTELYGGEEAECLHVEMKQSLLPGMTIDLYVTREGKIPKTVADFLGSAMITYTVSKEVALEELSGKELDLAVQTLIKVKPIPGAHDTERVVYEITLTDGDPTSVLPKTETQKVEKLDAHRARLTVQKAAAPREFPAADVDAEYLQPSQFLQSDDPRVIEHAKQALQAETNPWKQAVQMEKYVHEHLRKKNFSTALASAGEVAKNMEGDCTEHAVLLAAMLRAMKLPARVAVGLVYIPSRASFGGHMWTEVYLDGRWIPLDATLGKGGIGAGHIKLADSSLSENAPAPLAIFLPILQAVGKLSIDVKEATPGTAR; this comes from the coding sequence ATGCAAACCCGCTTACGATCCTGGCTGAATGGTCGAAACGTGACTCTGTCCCTGGGACTCTGGCTCGTATGGAGCCTGACAGGTTGTGCAGAACAGCCGGTGCCTGCAGTGGAGGCTGCCACTCAACAGGCGGGGCAGCCCGCTTCTGTGGAGGACTCAGACGTCTGGCAGGTGATTTACGTGAGTGATCAGCGGATCGGCTATGCCCGTTCGCAGACGCACCGGTCAGGCGAAGGTGAGAACCGGGTTGTTTTTCAGCAGAGTGACTCTTATTTGAAGCTGAAGCGGTTTGGACAGGCTCTGAACCTGGAGACGCATCTGAAAACGAAAGAGACGCCAGCTGGTGAGTTGCTGGCTTATACCTTCGAAATGCAGAATCCCCCTGCTGCTTCAACGGTTTCTGAGGGCGAAGTACGCGAGGGGACCCTGCACATTCAAACCAGTGTGGCGAATCAGGCCAAACAGTCGCAGTTGAAATGGAAGCCGACATTTCATTCTCCCAGTTATATAGACCAGTTTTTTCAGAAGCAGCCACTCCAGCCGGGAGAGGAGCAGTCTTTCTCGATGCTGCTCCCCGAATACAATAAAGTGACCGAAGTGCAGCTCAAGGCCCTCGAATACGAAAAAACGGAGCTGTATGGCGGTGAAGAGGCCGAATGCCTGCACGTGGAGATGAAACAGTCTCTGTTGCCCGGAATGACGATTGATTTATATGTCACCCGGGAAGGGAAGATTCCCAAAACGGTGGCCGATTTTCTGGGATCGGCGATGATTACTTACACGGTTAGTAAAGAGGTCGCCCTGGAAGAGTTGTCTGGTAAGGAACTCGATCTGGCGGTGCAGACGCTGATCAAGGTTAAACCGATCCCCGGAGCGCATGATACAGAGCGTGTCGTCTATGAGATTACGCTGACCGATGGGGATCCGACGTCGGTGTTGCCGAAGACCGAGACGCAGAAAGTGGAAAAACTGGACGCACATCGGGCCCGGCTCACCGTGCAGAAGGCGGCAGCGCCCCGGGAGTTTCCCGCAGCGGACGTGGATGCTGAGTATCTGCAACCTTCCCAGTTTCTCCAGTCTGACGATCCACGTGTGATCGAGCATGCGAAGCAGGCGTTGCAGGCTGAAACGAATCCCTGGAAGCAGGCTGTGCAGATGGAAAAGTATGTGCACGAGCATCTGCGGAAGAAGAATTTTTCGACGGCACTGGCGTCTGCGGGCGAAGTGGCGAAGAATATGGAAGGGGATTGCACTGAGCACGCGGTGCTGCTGGCGGCAATGCTGCGGGCCATGAAGCTGCCTGCGCGCGTGGCGGTAGGTCTGGTCTACATTCCAAGTCGGGCGAGCTTCGGCGGGCATATGTGGACCGAGGTCTATCTGGATGGCCGCTGGATTCCCCTGGATGCGACTCTGGGAAAAGGGGGGATCGGTGCGGGGCACATTAAACTGGCGGACTCCAGTCTGTCTGAGAATGCCCCGGCACCACTGGCGATCTTTTTACCTATCTTACAGGCGGTGGGAAAACTTTCGATCGATGTGAAAGAGGCAACGCCTGGAACGGCGCGTTGA
- a CDS encoding BON domain-containing protein, with protein sequence MKRYRKWVLTLGIMAVTPGITMAGPLDFFTKKSEQSSSTAVSGKISNNQKVANDIADALRQARLTGYNMEIEFNKGVAVLSGKIPTAAQKAQATRLISRVEGVTRVDNRLVVSEAAGNPTASTAPGTPQKSLNPFRRADDIVQTSASADPFLKGSLQQAQFEQAVENRRSNVQTVSHQAPAPRSAGVSNQQMAEQLAKALGPALASAHEVEIRFKNGTAILQGSIGSPREKQMATQIAQRVPGVKAVDNRLQVQASAPQTSMIQPTNYMNYQAPNPGPGGPPMMSPQPGMGPVANNVYNSPHLPETAWPTYANYPNYAQVAYPSQYSASAFPYIGPFYPYPQVPLGWRQAQLEWDDGSWKLNFRPRTDRWWWFMNPKNW encoded by the coding sequence ATGAAACGGTATCGTAAGTGGGTCTTGACGCTGGGGATCATGGCGGTGACTCCCGGTATCACAATGGCCGGACCCTTGGATTTCTTCACAAAGAAATCTGAACAGTCTAGTTCGACCGCTGTATCGGGCAAGATTTCCAACAATCAGAAAGTCGCCAATGACATTGCCGACGCTCTGAGACAAGCCCGGTTAACCGGTTACAACATGGAAATCGAATTCAACAAAGGTGTTGCAGTACTTTCCGGTAAAATTCCGACTGCTGCACAAAAAGCACAGGCCACCCGACTGATCTCACGGGTCGAAGGTGTGACTCGTGTCGACAACCGCCTGGTTGTCAGTGAAGCTGCCGGTAACCCGACTGCTTCAACCGCTCCTGGGACTCCTCAAAAGAGCCTCAATCCTTTCCGTAGAGCGGACGACATTGTCCAGACCTCTGCTTCAGCAGATCCCTTCCTGAAAGGGTCTCTGCAACAGGCTCAGTTCGAACAAGCCGTGGAAAACCGACGTTCCAATGTGCAAACCGTTTCTCATCAGGCTCCTGCTCCTCGCAGTGCCGGCGTGAGCAACCAGCAGATGGCAGAACAACTGGCCAAAGCACTGGGACCAGCTCTGGCGTCCGCTCACGAAGTGGAAATCCGCTTCAAAAACGGAACAGCTATCCTGCAGGGATCAATTGGATCTCCTCGGGAAAAACAGATGGCAACCCAGATTGCCCAGCGTGTTCCGGGTGTGAAAGCGGTTGATAACCGTCTGCAGGTTCAGGCTTCTGCTCCCCAGACGTCCATGATTCAGCCGACCAACTACATGAACTATCAGGCTCCTAATCCTGGTCCTGGTGGCCCTCCAATGATGAGCCCCCAGCCTGGCATGGGTCCTGTTGCCAACAATGTTTACAACAGCCCGCACCTGCCTGAAACTGCTTGGCCAACCTATGCAAACTACCCGAACTACGCTCAGGTAGCTTACCCCAGCCAGTACTCAGCCAGTGCCTTCCCTTACATCGGGCCCTTCTACCCCTATCCTCAGGTTCCACTGGGATGGCGTCAGGCTCAGCTCGAATGGGATGATGGCTCCTGGAAACTGAACTTCCGCCCTCGCACCGATCGCTGGTGGTGGTTCATGAATCCAAAGAACTGGTAA